A genomic segment from Nitratiruptor sp. YY08-10 encodes:
- a CDS encoding bifunctional precorrin-2 dehydrogenase/sirohydrochlorin ferrochelatase, whose amino-acid sequence MSFFPALLKLQNRRILVIGGGKIAGDKISHLLDFTHNITIIAPKIGARVLQMAQENGLQIIQRAYQKGDVKGFFIVIVAVDDLEVQKEVFHECHQEGALCNAVDSIEYCDFIFPSYIKEGDLVIAFSTSGASPALSKYLRRAIQKLLPKDIGSFLEEIKALRQKLPKGKERMKLLDSKAKEYIQNYFTKDENVQ is encoded by the coding sequence ATGAGCTTTTTCCCTGCTTTACTCAAACTACAAAATAGACGTATCTTGGTAATCGGCGGTGGGAAGATTGCAGGTGATAAAATTTCGCATCTTCTGGATTTCACACACAATATCACCATCATTGCCCCAAAAATTGGAGCTCGAGTATTGCAGATGGCGCAAGAAAATGGTCTGCAAATCATCCAAAGAGCATATCAAAAAGGGGATGTGAAAGGTTTTTTTATCGTTATTGTCGCAGTTGATGATCTTGAAGTACAAAAAGAGGTTTTTCATGAGTGCCATCAAGAAGGCGCACTGTGCAATGCGGTCGATAGCATAGAGTATTGTGATTTCATCTTTCCCTCCTATATCAAAGAGGGTGATCTTGTTATCGCTTTTTCTACCAGTGGAGCTTCACCGGCTCTATCAAAATATCTCAGACGCGCCATACAAAAGCTTTTGCCAAAAGATATTGGCAGTTTTTTGGAAGAGATTAAAGCTTTGCGCCAAAAACTGCCAAAGGGCAAAGAGCGAATGAAGCTGCTTGATAGCAAAGCAAAAGAGTATATTCAAAACTATTTCACAAAGGATGAAAATGTTCAGTAA
- a CDS encoding nitrous oxide reductase accessory protein NosL, producing MKRIAVLILFVVALFAEVVKDPVYHIDVNKYPKFQAKIELKSGKTVLFCCPKSMFYFYLRPYEFPEYNVTKETDFKKLMVKDYISGDWIKAEGAIYVFGSRLQGPKGDDLIPVRNKDALNIFRLKYGGTKILTFPEIVHKGIGLIKYLDMP from the coding sequence ATGAAACGTATAGCAGTGCTGATTCTCTTTGTAGTTGCACTTTTTGCCGAGGTTGTTAAAGACCCCGTCTATCACATCGATGTCAACAAATATCCAAAGTTTCAAGCAAAAATAGAGCTTAAAAGTGGCAAAACAGTTCTCTTTTGCTGTCCAAAATCGATGTTTTATTTTTATTTGCGTCCATATGAGTTTCCCGAATACAATGTGACCAAAGAGACTGATTTTAAAAAGTTGATGGTAAAAGACTATATAAGCGGAGATTGGATTAAAGCTGAGGGAGCCATCTATGTCTTTGGAAGCAGATTACAAGGCCCAAAAGGCGATGATTTGATTCCAGTGAGAAACAAAGATGCACTCAATATCTTTCGATTAAAATATGGCGGTACAAAAATTTTGACATTTCCTGAAATCGTACATAAAGGCATAGGGCTTATCAAATATCTTGATATGCCCTAA
- a CDS encoding ABC transporter permease, with protein sequence MKNLFLISKLDIKESTRSRWFLVYLLVFGGLMALFFITGITDSVVMGFTGLSRLLLVYMQVTIVILPIFILITTVKSISGDRESAILEYMLSFPVSLKEYYWGKMLGRFFIVFVPVFLALILGVVWGVFKGGELPWKMLLVYSAFLFSMCAAFLGIAFFISTIVKSHDVALGASFVVWITLLAFLDIALIGLMLANRWSDEVIISIALLNPLEVFRVGAMSLFDPELTVMGPVAYFLLDNFGHTPFILYAFFYPLFVGFFFAALGYYFFKKRDLL encoded by the coding sequence GTGAAAAATCTGTTTTTGATTTCTAAACTCGATATCAAAGAGTCGACAAGGAGCCGGTGGTTTCTTGTCTATTTGTTGGTTTTTGGCGGTTTGATGGCGCTTTTCTTCATTACAGGTATTACCGATAGCGTTGTGATGGGCTTTACTGGGCTTAGCAGATTATTGCTTGTATATATGCAAGTAACTATTGTAATATTGCCGATTTTTATTCTGATTACAACGGTGAAGTCGATTTCGGGTGACAGAGAGAGTGCGATATTAGAGTATATGCTCTCTTTTCCTGTTTCGTTGAAAGAGTATTACTGGGGGAAAATGCTTGGCAGATTTTTTATCGTTTTCGTTCCAGTCTTTTTGGCACTTATTTTAGGTGTGGTCTGGGGGGTCTTTAAAGGCGGTGAGCTACCATGGAAAATGCTTTTGGTTTACAGTGCTTTTTTGTTTAGCATGTGTGCCGCCTTTTTGGGAATCGCTTTTTTCATCTCTACCATTGTAAAATCACACGATGTGGCCTTGGGGGCTAGTTTTGTGGTCTGGATTACACTTTTGGCCTTTTTAGATATTGCTTTGATTGGACTCATGCTTGCAAATAGATGGAGTGATGAGGTGATTATCTCAATAGCGCTGCTCAATCCTTTAGAAGTGTTCCGGGTAGGGGCTATGAGCCTATTTGATCCGGAACTCACTGTAATGGGGCCAGTAGCGTACTTTTTACTTGATAATTTTGGACATACGCCATTTATTTTGTATGCTTTTTTTTATCCGCTATTTGTAGGTTTTTTCTTTGCAGCTCTTGGATATTACTTTTTCAAAAAGCGAGATCTTTTATAA
- a CDS encoding Lrp/AsnC family transcriptional regulator yields the protein MEKELLTLIQKEFPVTKRPFAHLANELNSTEEEVLDTYKRLKENRIIRQTSAIFDTKSLGYRSSLVAFQVDDIEKAAAFVNTHPGVSHNYERDHEFNLWYTIAVEPNSRLGLEKTVELMAQHANAKEYIILPTKKMFKIQVQLDIAGKKSKKEKVAKRKKIDFELEPVHYELIKELQEDIEPVFEPFEKVVQKLGLSYEELQQEVKRLQDGGYMRRFASILYHRKAGFNANAMVVWSVDEERAQEIGQKVAEFSAVSHCYLRPTYPNWPYPLFSMIHGKSKEEVEAVVKEIEAEIAPKEYRYLYSTREFKKQRIRYFSDAFKEWEQKYVD from the coding sequence ATGGAAAAAGAGCTGCTGACCCTTATCCAAAAAGAGTTTCCCGTGACAAAACGGCCCTTTGCGCATTTAGCAAATGAGCTCAATTCTACAGAAGAAGAGGTTTTAGATACATATAAAAGACTCAAAGAAAATAGAATCATCCGCCAAACTTCTGCAATTTTTGATACCAAATCTTTGGGATATCGATCCAGCCTTGTTGCATTTCAAGTAGATGATATTGAAAAAGCAGCAGCATTTGTCAATACCCATCCAGGCGTTTCGCACAACTATGAAAGAGATCATGAATTTAATCTTTGGTATACCATAGCTGTAGAGCCAAATAGCCGTTTGGGACTGGAAAAAACAGTTGAACTGATGGCACAGCATGCAAATGCCAAAGAGTATATTATTTTGCCTACAAAGAAGATGTTCAAGATTCAGGTGCAACTCGATATTGCAGGCAAAAAATCCAAAAAGGAAAAAGTAGCAAAAAGGAAAAAAATAGATTTTGAGCTTGAACCAGTCCATTATGAGCTTATAAAAGAGCTGCAAGAAGATATCGAACCGGTTTTTGAGCCATTTGAGAAGGTTGTACAAAAACTTGGGTTAAGTTATGAAGAGCTGCAGCAAGAGGTTAAAAGATTACAAGATGGTGGCTATATGCGCCGTTTTGCTTCGATTTTGTATCATAGAAAAGCGGGATTTAACGCCAATGCCATGGTGGTTTGGAGTGTGGATGAAGAAAGAGCCCAGGAGATTGGACAAAAAGTGGCTGAATTTAGTGCAGTGAGTCACTGTTATCTCAGACCCACCTATCCCAACTGGCCCTATCCGCTTTTCAGTATGATTCATGGAAAAAGCAAAGAGGAAGTAGAAGCTGTTGTAAAAGAGATTGAAGCAGAAATAGCACCAAAAGAGTATCGGTATCTCTATTCTACGAGGGAGTTTAAAAAACAGCGCATCCGATACTTTAGTGATGCATTTAAAGAATGGGAGCAAAAGTATGTTGATTGA
- a CDS encoding ABC transporter ATP-binding protein, translated as MIEVRGATKRFLDVNVLDGIDLTIEDGDKIALMGPNGAGKTTLVRSILGFYHLDSGSIRVNGSDPIKERQNVLHHISFIPQTPPPIKLSLTELMEYVSKSSGVKRESIEQEAKKMDLALEKNLSKPFFKLSGGMKQKMLIAIALAKQSDILIFDEPTANLDPKARERFYSLLQELDQKVTTIYITHRLEEVESLINRKIYMDLGKVVEDERV; from the coding sequence ATGATAGAAGTACGTGGAGCTACAAAACGATTTTTAGATGTCAATGTGCTGGATGGGATAGATTTAACCATCGAAGATGGCGATAAGATTGCTTTGATGGGGCCCAATGGAGCCGGGAAGACAACGCTCGTGCGCTCCATTTTGGGATTTTACCATCTCGATAGCGGATCAATTCGCGTAAACGGATCTGACCCTATCAAAGAGCGGCAAAACGTTTTGCATCATATCAGCTTTATTCCCCAAACTCCTCCTCCCATTAAACTCAGCCTAACAGAATTGATGGAGTATGTCTCAAAAAGTTCGGGTGTGAAGAGAGAGTCTATCGAGCAAGAAGCGAAAAAGATGGATCTGGCTTTGGAGAAAAATCTTTCCAAACCCTTTTTTAAGCTGAGTGGCGGGATGAAGCAAAAGATGCTTATCGCCATTGCTTTGGCGAAGCAGAGTGATATATTGATTTTTGATGAGCCTACGGCAAATCTCGATCCAAAGGCGAGAGAGCGATTTTATAGTTTGCTTCAAGAACTGGATCAAAAGGTGACAACGATCTACATAACGCACCGATTGGAAGAGGTGGAGTCACTGATCAATAGAAAGATTTATATGGATCTTGGAAAGGTGGTGGAAGATGAGAGGGTTTAA